TATTTTTGACTCAATAGCTGTAACAATTGCCCCCGGCTTCCATTTTGAGAATTCCTGGGCCGCATCCTTCATAGCGCCAAGCAATGCCGATATGTCACCGGCAAATTGCTGAGAAAAGGCTATGTCTATTTCGCCTGTTTTTATATCCATCATCCTCAATTCGACTGCATAAGCTTTGCCTAACTTTCCAATTGTTCCGCCAAACATTTTTTGAACTCCCAACATCTGCCCGGCTTCTACCAGGCAGACACCCTGGTCGCAAACTCCGGACTGTTGAAATCCCTGTTCTTTCAATAGCTCGTCTCGTTTGGTGCGTTCAATCACTTTAAAGGTTCCCGCCATTACTAACTCATTGATCAGTTTGTCTGTCAACATTATTGCTTCTTTGTTGGGCAACCCCTCGGTTATATTCAAGTCCATTACCGATACTGTCATCTTTTGAGCACTAACGGTAACACCTATAACCAATACCAACAAGAAAACCATTTTATTCATTTTGTAAAAATCTTCCCTGTAAAATGATTAGATGCCTAAACCTACAGAAACGGGTTCTCCTCCCGCTCGGCCCCGATAGTTGTCCTGGGCCCGTGGCCCGGCCGGACCGAGGTGGCATCCGGCAGCACCATCAGTTTTTCCTTGATGGACCTGATTATCTGATCCTCGCTGCCACCCGGCAGGTCAGTGCGCCCCACCGAGCCGGCGAACAGTGTGTCTCCGGAGAAAAGCGTCCCGTCCACCAAAAGTCCGATGCCGCCCTGAGTGTGGCCCGGTGTGTGCAGCACCTTCATTTCCAACTTTCCCAGCATTATCACATCGCCGTCGCTTAACAGCCGGTCCGGCGGCGGTGAGACCAGGTCCATTCCGAACATCTCCGAACCGTTCTGCCGGGCCGAGGTCAGCATATCCGCATCATCGGCATGGATGCACAGCTTGGCCCCGGTCTCCTTGAGCAGGGCGCGGTTGCCGGCGATGTGATCTATGTGCCCGTGGGTGTTGACGATGTACTTTACCGAAAGACCGTGCTGCTGGATGATGTCCAGAATGGTCTGGACCTCCTTGGGGCTGAAGGCTCCGGGGTCTATCACCGCCGCTTCCTTGGTCTCGGGGCAGGACGCGATGTAACAGTTGGTTTCCACCAGCCCCTTGGCCACCACTGTTTGGTATATGCTGGGTTTCATAATCTAAAATCTATCAACTATAATTCATATATCTGCCACAGAGGACACAGAGTTATCACAAAGAAAACCTTTTGACCCCATCGATAAGTTTATTTTCACCAAAATTGATCAGTAATGCCCTTTTAAGCCTGGTGCTTTTAAGATACGATAACACCTGTGCAGTGAAGACATCTTCCAATCTACGGACAGATTTTATCTCAACCACAACCTCATCACTTACCACTAAATCAATCCTTTGGCCCTTGATAATACTATCCTTATAGAATACCTTGACTTCTTTTTGCCTGTCAAAGGCAATACCCCTTAATTGCAACTCATGGCAAAGTGCTTCTTCATATATCGATTCCAGCAGGCCTGGCCCCAGAATACGATGAACCTCTATCGCAGCTCCAATTATTGCCTCTGTTAATTTATCTGCCATATTCTTTTCTCGGTGTCTCTGTGCTCTCTGTGGCTATGGTATCTGGATTAAGATCTCCCGGTCCAGGCCCCCGCGGCCAGCAGCGCCTTGCAGACGCAGGCGATGGTCATGTTGTCCCGGATGGAGCCGTTGAGCAGGGCTTTCTTATAGTCGTTAAGTTCCCACATTTTGCTTTTCATGTCGGCTTCGGAATGATCCCTCCGGGGCGGGGCAAAGGACAGGTCTTGGGCCAAAAAAAGATGGAAACGGTTGACCACCGGATCGTTGGATTCGATGATGCCCAGCTGTTTCCATTTTTTGGCGCTGATCCCGGACTCTTCCAGCAATTCCCGTTTTGCGGCCTTGAGCGGGCTTTCATTGCTGTTAATCCCCCCACAAGGCACTTCCCACACCCGTTTTCCCCAAGATGGACGGTACTGCTGGACCAGGCAGACGGCGTTGTCTTGCAGGGCCACTATGCTGACCGCATCGCCCACCTCCACCACCCCGTAAATACCGGCTGACCCGTCAGGCCTAAGGACCTGGTCCTCATGGACGGCGATCCAGGGATTCTGGTATATCTTGCGGCGCTTTATGGTCTGCCAATTTTTCATCAATAACCTACAGTTGCAGTAAAGGCCAAGTGAGGGTGTACATACTGAATACTGAATACTGAATACCGAATACCGACTACTATTTATAGCTTATAGCTTATAGCTTAGAGCATAGAGCTCCTTAGTCCTTAGCCGCTTCCTTCTTCCCCTCGGCCTTCATGTCCAGGCTGAAATCCTTCCAGCCGGCCAGCTGGCTTCCCTTCATATACAGATTGATCACCAGATACTTGTCGTTAAGGTTTTCAAAATAGAGATGGGCGGTCCTCTGGACGTAATTGACCGTTTCCTGCATCATGTTTTTCAGATCGGCCTGAGGATAGCTGAATTTCCCGGCTCCCAGATAGCTGGCCCGTTCCTTTTCCTGTAGGTCAATGTAAGCGTTGATCACCAGCGAATCCGGCCAGGCGAAGCATTGCAGGGAATTGCAGATCAGCCTGGCGCTGATGCCCTGAGCCCGGCTGTTATAGGCTGTCAGCTTCAGCGCGATGTAATCGGCCCGGGTGAACGAGGCCTGCTGGCCGGATTCTTCTGGCAGGTATTTGTATATCCCGGTGGAAACCGCTGACTCTGGCTCTTGTTCGGTCTTTACGGGAGGTTTGACGTCCTTCTTGCCAGCCAGCGCCAGGTTGCCGGCGGTCAGTAAAATCAATATTGCTGACAATGTTTTTTTTATCATATGAATCCTCACTTGTTCACTTTCCATTTGTTTATTTATTGTTTAGCCCTTTTCTAAGTGTCATCCTTAGGATAGCAACTTGCTCAGCTTCCTATTTACATTATTTCCTAATTCCCATATATTTTTTACTCAATCTCTTCCAGCAGTTTCTTCAGCAGGCCTGCGTCGTGCTTGATCCGCTCCGCCGTCCGGTCGCCGATCTTTTCCCGCAGGGCCATGATCTGAGGCGGGTATTTCTTGAGATTGACATTGGACCGGCCCACCATCTCCTCGTCGAAAATCAGCCGGCTGACTGTCTCGTAGATAGTTTGGACCTCGGTCCGTTTCTTGTCCCTTAGTTTTTTCAGCTCCCTCTGGGCGATCTCTTTCTGGAACTTGTCCCGGGCCAGCGATTCCTTCTTGCGCCACTCCATTTCGTCGGGCACGTATTTTGAGGCCAGGGGGGTCACTATCAGCCTTTTGACCGTCTGCATCTCCTCGTCCACCGTGGACTGCTGTTCCAGGATGGAAACTTCAGCTCCGCACACGGTCTCGGACTGTTCCTGTTCGTAGTTCCGGTGGTGGGCTATGTGCATCTGGGTCTCCTGCAGGTCGCCGATCACCTGGTCTATGGACTGGATCTCCAGCAGCTGGCCGGATTTGAGCTCGTGCAGCCAGAACTGGACGGTCT
The sequence above is drawn from the candidate division TA06 bacterium genome and encodes:
- a CDS encoding NUDIX hydrolase, with amino-acid sequence MKNWQTIKRRKIYQNPWIAVHEDQVLRPDGSAGIYGVVEVGDAVSIVALQDNAVCLVQQYRPSWGKRVWEVPCGGINSNESPLKAAKRELLEESGISAKKWKQLGIIESNDPVVNRFHLFLAQDLSFAPPRRDHSEADMKSKMWELNDYKKALLNGSIRDNMTIACVCKALLAAGAWTGRS
- a CDS encoding GxxExxY protein: MADKLTEAIIGAAIEVHRILGPGLLESIYEEALCHELQLRGIAFDRQKEVKVFYKDSIIKGQRIDLVVSDEVVVEIKSVRRLEDVFTAQVLSYLKSTRLKRALLINFGENKLIDGVKRFSL
- a CDS encoding MBL fold metallo-hydrolase, with amino-acid sequence MKPSIYQTVVAKGLVETNCYIASCPETKEAAVIDPGAFSPKEVQTILDIIQQHGLSVKYIVNTHGHIDHIAGNRALLKETGAKLCIHADDADMLTSARQNGSEMFGMDLVSPPPDRLLSDGDVIMLGKLEMKVLHTPGHTQGGIGLLVDGTLFSGDTLFAGSVGRTDLPGGSEDQIIRSIKEKLMVLPDATSVRPGHGPRTTIGAEREENPFL